From a single Micromonospora sp. WMMD1102 genomic region:
- a CDS encoding YkvA family protein: MSQEAWTLILVLGGIVAVATLAGAVVLVIRVLRTRKLLGELGAGGKVAFYGALAYTVLPVDLLPDPIYLDDIGVLTGALLYLTRLVQKRRTARAGSVTSAPVGDVRQLPSGRPDGAATRH; this comes from the coding sequence ATGTCCCAGGAGGCGTGGACTCTGATCCTGGTGCTGGGTGGCATCGTGGCGGTCGCCACGCTGGCCGGCGCCGTCGTACTCGTGATCAGGGTGCTGCGTACCCGCAAGCTGCTCGGCGAGCTGGGTGCCGGCGGCAAGGTGGCGTTCTACGGCGCGTTGGCCTACACGGTGCTGCCGGTCGACCTGCTGCCCGATCCGATCTACCTCGACGACATCGGCGTACTGACCGGTGCCCTGCTCTACCTGACCCGGCTGGTGCAGAAACGCCGGACGGCCCGCGCCGGGTCGGTGACCTCCGCCCCCGTTGGCGACGTGCGGCAGTTGCCTTCCGGTAGACCTGACGGGGCGGCTACCCGGCACTGA
- a CDS encoding LuxR family transcriptional regulator, with protein MTDPPRYVVPSATEATTVLRRLARDGWSTREGFAVAEPGWDLAAARLVLFGRVPDAETVRLAVLAAARGAGLVAIVDSAGELGRALVDDLSRLGPVHRDPDDLPESDAESAVDRLIPEQRALLERLADGETIAAAAAAEFLSLRTANRRIAQAREALGVRTTREAVLAYLRQRRSAD; from the coding sequence ATGACCGACCCGCCGCGCTACGTCGTACCGTCGGCGACGGAGGCCACCACGGTGCTGCGCCGGTTGGCCCGGGACGGGTGGTCGACCCGGGAGGGCTTCGCCGTCGCCGAGCCGGGCTGGGACCTGGCCGCGGCCCGGCTGGTGCTGTTCGGGCGGGTGCCCGACGCCGAGACGGTCCGGCTCGCGGTGCTGGCCGCCGCCCGGGGCGCTGGACTGGTGGCCATCGTGGATTCGGCCGGCGAGCTGGGCCGGGCGCTGGTCGACGACCTGAGCCGGCTCGGTCCGGTGCACCGGGACCCCGACGACCTGCCGGAGTCCGACGCCGAGTCGGCGGTGGACCGGCTGATCCCGGAGCAGCGGGCGCTGCTGGAACGACTCGCCGACGGCGAGACCATCGCGGCCGCCGCGGCGGCGGAGTTCCTGTCGCTGCGTACCGCGAACCGGCGGATCGCCCAGGCCCGCGAGGCGCTCGGGGTGCGGACCACCCGCGAGGCGGTCCTCGCCTACCTGCGGCAACGCCGCTCCGCCGACTGA
- a CDS encoding LuxR family transcriptional regulator → MRHASVGDLPDQFRPAGPPEARRVEGGADVPAPGTAGADVVAVGSGLLTSPGLVVLHSGPGGGRSTALHRLGAAFRGPVFAGGGLASLPGEPALALARAVRVRLPGHDPALLAEAVRSRVRAGLLLLDDLQWVDPATLAALVPLAAHCRIAVALRTPHRLPDAAVAALRSVASGWLAVPPLSPASATALAGRIGPGLGPATVAELVRRAGGVPLAVVTLTRQAAAQRPAPAWPVPPPRPGGAGQRRPEPADRDVEQVGYAVAAVLADLTRPARTTMAALGLLGRPAPASVLGTGVEELHAAGLVTVGQGGAGLVAPVSPYVAEVAAGLLDEAGRQGLHRRLAELVPADEAVRHLAAAGDGAAAYRQALAVAADVDSAGARADLLLLACTLPGVEPSPAVRLDAARAALACGRPRSAARVLTTVSPLGVDAELLRAEALVQLGDLAGASSTVARIPDSATGDQLAARDRVVLLAQLDADPAGAARTAARITARHGAEPAHPGLRAALAAVGAANRAAGWEPALASAAATAGAAGDPLSARWSAWLLVETLLADGRLGEAGRAARAAELACAADLAYSWQTRFLAARLWCAALRGGRPSSESDQPLGPGEPASGPDQSTSGQDQSPQPDRHLDPDQVFGSDEALRRAGDLTDRTLPAVARGYAVAAASLVEADGGLLGPARSRLAATTTGGSAGADALLDWVRREAAWLDGQPDQAAGSPTGGPPLVDGLRQITARWAGYDGAGGSAGSPDGAVTAVGSGPAPVRQTLAAWDTPGGDPAGFTRAADGWRDLAAREEVRCLLAAGLHEPDPARGVPALLAAEERAERAGLVVLLGRIRRALRRHAVRRDVRGARADGDLTDREREVLRLVAAGEPTRRIAGRLGISAETVETHVRSGMRKLGARTRTEAAALALEVL, encoded by the coding sequence GTGCGGCACGCGTCGGTCGGGGATCTGCCCGACCAGTTCCGGCCCGCGGGGCCGCCGGAGGCCCGGCGTGTCGAGGGCGGCGCCGACGTGCCCGCCCCGGGCACCGCCGGGGCAGACGTCGTCGCGGTCGGCTCCGGGCTGCTCACCAGCCCCGGCCTGGTGGTGCTGCACAGTGGACCCGGCGGCGGGCGGAGCACCGCGCTGCACCGGCTCGGCGCCGCCTTCCGGGGACCGGTCTTCGCCGGTGGCGGCCTGGCCAGCCTGCCCGGCGAGCCGGCGTTGGCGCTGGCCCGCGCGGTCCGGGTCCGGCTGCCCGGCCACGACCCAGCGCTGCTCGCCGAGGCGGTCCGCTCCCGGGTACGCGCCGGCCTGCTGCTCCTGGACGATCTCCAGTGGGTCGATCCGGCCACCCTCGCCGCCCTGGTGCCGCTGGCGGCGCACTGCCGGATCGCGGTCGCGCTGCGTACCCCGCACCGGCTGCCGGACGCGGCGGTGGCGGCGCTGCGCTCCGTCGCGTCCGGCTGGCTGGCGGTGCCGCCGCTGTCCCCGGCGTCGGCGACCGCGCTGGCCGGGCGGATCGGCCCTGGGCTCGGCCCGGCGACCGTCGCCGAGCTGGTCCGGCGGGCCGGCGGGGTCCCGCTGGCGGTGGTCACCCTGACCCGCCAGGCCGCCGCCCAGCGGCCCGCCCCGGCCTGGCCGGTGCCGCCGCCCCGACCCGGCGGTGCCGGGCAGCGGCGACCGGAGCCGGCGGACCGCGACGTCGAGCAGGTTGGCTACGCCGTGGCGGCGGTCCTGGCCGACCTCACCCGGCCGGCCCGGACGACGATGGCCGCGCTCGGGCTGCTCGGCCGGCCGGCACCGGCGAGCGTGCTCGGCACCGGGGTCGAGGAGCTGCACGCCGCCGGGCTGGTGACCGTCGGGCAGGGCGGCGCCGGGCTGGTCGCCCCGGTGTCGCCGTACGTCGCCGAGGTCGCCGCCGGGCTGCTCGACGAGGCCGGCCGGCAGGGACTGCACCGCCGGCTCGCCGAGCTGGTACCCGCCGACGAGGCGGTCCGGCACCTGGCGGCGGCCGGGGACGGCGCGGCGGCGTACCGGCAGGCGCTGGCGGTGGCGGCGGACGTCGACAGCGCCGGGGCCCGCGCCGACCTGCTGCTGCTGGCCTGCACGCTGCCCGGCGTCGAGCCGTCCCCGGCGGTCCGGCTCGACGCCGCCCGGGCGGCGTTGGCCTGCGGCCGGCCCCGGTCCGCGGCCCGGGTACTGACCACCGTCAGCCCGCTCGGCGTCGACGCGGAACTGCTCCGGGCGGAGGCGCTGGTGCAGCTCGGTGACCTGGCCGGCGCCAGCTCGACGGTGGCCCGGATCCCGGACTCGGCCACCGGTGACCAGCTCGCCGCCCGGGACCGGGTGGTGCTGCTCGCCCAGCTCGACGCCGATCCGGCCGGAGCGGCCCGTACCGCCGCCCGGATCACCGCCCGGCACGGTGCCGAACCGGCGCATCCGGGCCTGCGGGCCGCGCTGGCGGCGGTCGGCGCCGCGAACCGGGCGGCCGGCTGGGAACCGGCGCTCGCCTCGGCCGCCGCGACGGCGGGTGCGGCCGGTGACCCGCTCTCCGCCCGGTGGAGTGCCTGGCTGCTGGTCGAGACGCTGCTCGCCGACGGCCGGCTCGGCGAGGCCGGGCGGGCCGCCCGGGCAGCCGAGCTGGCCTGCGCGGCCGACCTCGCCTACAGCTGGCAGACCCGGTTCCTGGCCGCCCGGCTCTGGTGCGCGGCGCTGCGCGGCGGCCGGCCCAGCTCCGAATCCGACCAGCCCCTCGGCCCCGGCGAGCCCGCTTCCGGCCCCGACCAGTCCACCTCCGGCCAGGACCAGTCGCCGCAGCCCGATCGGCACCTCGACCCCGACCAGGTGTTCGGGTCCGACGAGGCGCTGCGCCGGGCCGGTGACCTGACCGACCGGACCCTGCCTGCCGTGGCCCGCGGCTACGCGGTCGCCGCCGCCAGCCTCGTCGAGGCCGACGGCGGCCTGCTCGGCCCGGCCCGGTCCCGGCTGGCGGCGACCACCACCGGTGGCTCCGCCGGAGCCGACGCGCTGCTCGACTGGGTCCGCCGGGAGGCGGCCTGGCTCGACGGCCAACCGGACCAGGCCGCCGGATCACCGACCGGCGGCCCGCCGCTGGTCGACGGGCTGCGGCAGATCACCGCCCGGTGGGCCGGCTACGACGGTGCCGGCGGTAGCGCCGGTTCGCCCGACGGGGCGGTGACCGCCGTCGGGTCCGGCCCGGCACCGGTGCGCCAGACGCTGGCCGCCTGGGACACCCCGGGCGGCGACCCGGCCGGTTTCACCCGGGCCGCCGACGGCTGGCGGGACCTGGCGGCCCGGGAGGAGGTGCGCTGCCTGCTCGCCGCCGGGCTGCACGAGCCGGACCCGGCCCGTGGCGTCCCGGCACTGCTGGCCGCCGAGGAACGCGCCGAGCGGGCCGGACTGGTGGTGCTGCTTGGCCGGATCCGTCGGGCGCTGCGCCGGCACGCCGTACGCCGCGACGTCCGGGGGGCCCGGGCGGACGGCGACCTCACCGACCGGGAACGTGAGGTGCTCCGGCTGGTCGCCGCCGGCGAGCCGACCCGACGCATCGCCGGCCGGCTGGGTATATCCGCCGAGACGGTGGAGACCCATGTCCGGTCCGGGATGCGCAAACTGGGCGCCCGCACCCGTACCGAGGCTGCGGCCCTCGCCCTGGAGGTGCTGTGA
- a CDS encoding dynamin family protein, producing MGAGPLSARVAGLCDEVGPRLGAATGTRVSGVRRRLDEPLRVAIAGRLKAGKSTLVNALIGRRVAPTEVGECTRVVTQFRYGTADRVDVVRRDGSRLSLPLDDSGMIPQRLGVPRAEISYVDVTLTSDHLRELTVLDTPGLASTNTSVSAGARRLLFEAATAPVDDNIDDDSAGAIAGAEAIVYVFTQSVRDDDVAALEAFRSVSARLASNPINSLGLFNKVDKLVGGAADPWPVAGPLAADQTGVLRRVVSEVVPVVGLLAETTEAGRLTAADCEALRTLAGLPVAERVLLLASVDLFTSRDCPVPREQRERLLRLLDLYGIGFAIAQFATRPQLASGELVRLLFAASGFPRLRNTLDQAFRWRTDAIKAGWGLSTLEKLASHAPHPQERELLRDAIEQVLQQPEYHRLRLLEVAQLVSSGSVELPEPMEQELTRLALSTDPRWILSLPAAATEQLTRAALEAATRWRVYAVAGASPAQSRVAQVAHRGFFLLSQRVRAEGLPR from the coding sequence ATGGGAGCAGGTCCGCTCAGCGCCCGGGTCGCCGGCCTCTGCGACGAGGTCGGTCCGCGACTCGGTGCGGCGACCGGGACCCGGGTGTCGGGGGTACGTCGCCGGCTCGACGAGCCGCTGCGGGTGGCGATCGCCGGACGACTCAAGGCCGGCAAGTCGACGCTCGTCAACGCGCTGATCGGCCGGCGGGTGGCGCCGACCGAGGTCGGCGAGTGCACCCGGGTCGTCACCCAGTTCCGCTACGGCACCGCCGACCGGGTCGACGTGGTCCGCCGGGACGGCAGCCGGCTCAGCCTGCCGCTGGACGACTCCGGCATGATCCCGCAGCGGCTCGGCGTGCCGCGTGCCGAGATCTCCTACGTGGACGTCACGCTCACCAGTGACCACCTGCGGGAGCTGACCGTACTGGACACCCCCGGGCTCGCCTCGACGAACACCTCGGTCAGCGCGGGTGCCCGCCGGCTGCTCTTCGAGGCCGCCACCGCCCCGGTCGACGACAACATCGACGACGACTCCGCCGGCGCGATCGCCGGCGCCGAGGCGATCGTCTACGTCTTCACCCAGTCGGTCCGGGACGACGACGTGGCCGCGCTGGAGGCGTTCCGGTCGGTCTCGGCCCGGCTGGCCAGCAATCCGATCAACTCGTTGGGGCTGTTCAACAAGGTGGACAAGCTGGTCGGCGGGGCGGCCGACCCGTGGCCGGTGGCCGGCCCGCTGGCCGCCGACCAGACCGGGGTGTTGCGCCGGGTGGTCTCCGAGGTGGTGCCGGTGGTCGGGCTGCTGGCCGAGACGACCGAGGCCGGCCGGCTGACCGCCGCCGACTGCGAGGCGCTGCGGACGCTGGCCGGGCTGCCGGTCGCCGAACGGGTGCTGCTGCTCGCCTCGGTGGACCTGTTCACCTCCCGGGACTGCCCGGTTCCCCGCGAGCAGCGGGAGCGGCTGCTGCGGCTGCTCGACCTCTACGGCATCGGTTTCGCGATCGCCCAGTTCGCCACCCGGCCGCAGCTGGCCAGCGGTGAGCTGGTGCGGCTGCTCTTCGCCGCGTCCGGGTTCCCCCGGCTGCGCAACACCCTCGACCAGGCGTTCCGCTGGCGCACCGACGCGATCAAGGCCGGCTGGGGACTCTCCACCCTGGAGAAGCTGGCCAGCCACGCTCCGCACCCGCAGGAGCGGGAGCTGCTGCGGGACGCGATCGAGCAGGTGTTGCAGCAGCCGGAGTACCACCGTCTCCGGCTGCTGGAGGTGGCCCAGCTGGTCAGTTCCGGCTCGGTGGAGCTGCCGGAGCCGATGGAGCAGGAGCTGACCCGGCTGGCGCTCTCCACCGACCCGCGCTGGATCCTGAGCCTGCCGGCCGCCGCCACCGAGCAGTTGACCCGGGCCGCGCTGGAGGCCGCCACCCGGTGGCGGGTGTACGCGGTCGCCGGGGCGAGCCCGGCACAGTCCCGGGTGGCGCAGGTGGCCCACCGCGGCTTCTTCCTGCTCTCCCAGCGGGTACGCGCCGAGGGGCTTCCCCGGTGA
- a CDS encoding dynamin family protein — protein sequence MTAGRTAAGDGGAAAPAARGGGDPEAALGAALSGAVDGGLAFLRKVAPDAAAEVDTLRRQVVTRPSVVVVGETKRGKSSLVNALVGVPGLSPVDVAAATCCYLELVPGPQPGARAFLPGRAEPVPLRVADLRDWATPLGRLPDDQRPPRHIEVTHPAPLLQYLSLVDTPGTGGLDPAHAQIALDAAARATALLFVVDAAAPFAQPELDFLVEASKRVNLVVFALTKTDAYPGWRTILADNRAQLQAHAPRFGGASWFPVSARLAELARTMPAEAAGELIRQSRIAQLQHALIGVAGRGHLLRQANLLRTVRSELVRYDLELGDRLRAADPDPADRHRIKQDRAALAARKRTESRQWSLALSTETQRARVEATGLLRGYVGGLQTEFLNRIDRARGEELKGLPQRVDEALHALSVRLSDDLEVRFRQVGARVLAEVFQPDELRFVLGRLNATLRHALAGKPRRDGGGPDNMMIAMSAGSMAFLAGRSAMAGASALGAGALVGGSLLIPFAGLGLGLAAGGFVLYRRRVQTDRQQARIWLREVVADARAALSDEITNRFTDLQYALTLALDDAIERRLRQLDERIAEIDAAAAEDTAVRARRRAATQAARETVRARVKQVDEVLVRARTLAPATGARGRDDD from the coding sequence GTGACCGCCGGCCGTACCGCCGCCGGGGACGGCGGGGCCGCCGCGCCGGCCGCACGCGGCGGCGGGGACCCGGAGGCGGCGCTCGGCGCGGCGTTGTCCGGTGCCGTCGACGGTGGGCTGGCGTTCCTGCGCAAGGTCGCCCCGGACGCCGCCGCCGAGGTCGACACGCTGCGCCGCCAGGTGGTGACCCGCCCCTCGGTGGTGGTGGTCGGCGAGACGAAGCGGGGCAAGAGTTCCCTGGTCAACGCGCTGGTCGGGGTGCCGGGGCTGTCGCCGGTGGACGTCGCCGCCGCCACCTGCTGTTATCTGGAGCTGGTGCCCGGTCCGCAGCCGGGTGCGCGGGCGTTCCTGCCGGGTCGGGCCGAGCCGGTGCCGCTGCGGGTGGCGGACCTGCGTGACTGGGCCACCCCGCTGGGCCGGCTGCCGGACGACCAGCGCCCGCCCCGGCACATCGAGGTGACGCACCCGGCGCCGCTGTTGCAGTACCTGAGTCTGGTCGACACGCCGGGGACCGGCGGGCTGGATCCGGCACATGCCCAGATCGCCCTGGACGCGGCGGCCCGGGCCACCGCGTTGCTCTTCGTCGTCGACGCCGCCGCCCCGTTCGCCCAGCCGGAACTCGACTTCCTCGTCGAGGCGAGCAAGCGGGTCAACCTGGTGGTCTTCGCGCTGACCAAGACCGACGCGTACCCGGGCTGGCGGACGATCCTGGCCGACAACCGGGCACAGTTGCAGGCCCACGCACCCCGGTTCGGCGGCGCGTCGTGGTTCCCGGTCTCGGCCCGGCTGGCGGAGCTGGCCCGGACGATGCCGGCGGAGGCGGCCGGCGAACTGATCCGGCAGTCCCGGATCGCGCAGTTGCAGCATGCCCTGATCGGGGTCGCCGGCCGGGGTCACCTGCTGCGGCAGGCGAACCTCCTGCGCACGGTACGCAGCGAACTGGTCCGGTACGACCTGGAACTCGGTGACCGGCTGCGGGCCGCCGACCCCGACCCGGCCGACAGGCACCGGATCAAGCAGGACCGGGCGGCGCTGGCGGCGCGCAAGCGTACCGAGTCGCGGCAGTGGTCGCTGGCGTTGAGTACCGAGACGCAGCGGGCCCGGGTGGAGGCGACCGGGCTGCTGCGCGGCTATGTCGGCGGCCTCCAGACGGAGTTCCTGAACCGGATCGACCGGGCCCGGGGCGAGGAGCTGAAGGGGCTGCCGCAGCGGGTCGACGAAGCGCTGCACGCGCTGTCGGTCCGGCTCTCCGACGACCTGGAGGTGCGGTTCCGGCAGGTGGGCGCCCGGGTCCTCGCCGAGGTGTTCCAGCCCGACGAGCTGCGGTTCGTGCTCGGCCGGCTGAACGCGACGCTGCGGCACGCGCTGGCCGGCAAGCCCCGCCGGGACGGCGGCGGGCCGGACAACATGATGATCGCCATGTCGGCCGGGTCGATGGCGTTCCTGGCCGGCCGGAGCGCGATGGCCGGCGCGTCGGCGCTCGGCGCGGGCGCGCTGGTCGGCGGCAGCCTGCTGATACCGTTCGCCGGGCTCGGCCTGGGACTCGCCGCAGGCGGCTTCGTGCTGTACCGGCGCCGGGTGCAGACCGACCGGCAGCAGGCCCGGATCTGGCTGCGGGAGGTGGTCGCCGACGCCCGGGCCGCGCTGTCGGACGAGATCACCAACCGGTTCACCGACCTCCAGTACGCCCTGACCCTGGCCCTGGACGACGCGATCGAGCGGCGGCTGCGGCAACTCGACGAGCGGATCGCCGAAATCGACGCGGCGGCGGCCGAGGACACCGCCGTACGGGCCCGGCGCCGGGCCGCCACCCAGGCGGCCCGGGAGACCGTCCGGGCCCGGGTCAAACAGGTCGACGAGGTGCTGGTGCGGGCCCGGACGCTGGCCCCGGCCACCGGTGCGCGAGGGCGGGACGATGACTGA
- the gndA gene encoding NADP-dependent phosphogluconate dehydrogenase → MAETTSGGTRATAQIGVTGLAVMGRNLARNLARHGHRVAVHNRSPERTRSLVAEHGDEGTFVPSESLADFVASLERPRAVIVMVKAGAPTDAVIDELVPLLEADDIVIDAGNAHFADTRRREETLREHGLHFVGTGVSGGEEGALLGPSIMPGGSVEAYRKLGPIFESIAAQVDGVPCCAHVGPDGAGHFVKMVHNGIEYADMQLIAEAYDLLRERLDATPAEIGKIFAGWNEGDLESFLIEITADVLGHVDARTGRAFVDVVQDRAEQKGTGRWTVQSALDLGVPITGIAEATFARSLSGHADQRDAAARAYADAGGEAPTGDVDRDAFVEDVRKALYASKIVAYAQGFDQIRAGSQEYGWDVDPAALATIWRGGCIIRARFLNRIREAYDADPDLPTLLVAPYFVRGVADSVASWRRVVSYAAQAGVPAPAFGSSLSYYDGLRRNRLPAALIQGLRDNFGAHTYQRVDAEGSFHTRWAGDRAESPA, encoded by the coding sequence ATGGCGGAGACGACGAGTGGTGGCACCCGCGCCACGGCCCAGATCGGGGTGACCGGGCTCGCGGTGATGGGCCGCAACCTGGCCCGCAACCTGGCCCGGCACGGTCACCGGGTGGCGGTGCACAACCGGTCGCCGGAGCGGACCCGGAGCCTGGTCGCCGAGCACGGTGACGAGGGGACGTTCGTGCCGAGCGAGTCGCTGGCCGACTTCGTCGCATCCCTGGAGCGGCCCCGTGCCGTCATCGTGATGGTGAAGGCGGGCGCACCCACCGACGCCGTCATCGACGAGCTGGTCCCGCTGCTCGAAGCCGACGACATCGTGATCGACGCCGGCAACGCGCACTTCGCCGACACCCGGCGCCGGGAGGAGACGCTGCGCGAGCACGGGCTGCACTTCGTCGGCACCGGCGTCTCCGGCGGCGAGGAGGGTGCGCTGCTCGGGCCGAGCATCATGCCGGGCGGTTCCGTCGAGGCGTACCGGAAGCTCGGGCCGATCTTCGAGTCGATCGCCGCCCAGGTGGACGGGGTGCCGTGCTGCGCCCACGTCGGGCCGGACGGCGCCGGGCACTTCGTCAAGATGGTGCACAACGGCATCGAGTACGCCGACATGCAGCTCATCGCCGAGGCGTACGACCTGCTCCGGGAGCGGCTCGACGCCACTCCGGCCGAGATCGGCAAGATCTTCGCCGGCTGGAACGAGGGCGACCTGGAGTCGTTCCTGATCGAGATCACCGCCGACGTGCTCGGACACGTCGACGCCCGCACCGGCAGGGCTTTCGTCGACGTCGTGCAGGACCGGGCCGAGCAGAAGGGCACCGGCCGGTGGACGGTGCAGAGCGCGCTCGACCTGGGGGTGCCGATCACCGGGATCGCCGAGGCGACGTTCGCCCGTTCGCTGTCCGGGCACGCCGACCAGCGGGACGCGGCGGCCCGGGCGTACGCGGACGCGGGTGGCGAGGCGCCGACCGGTGACGTCGACCGGGACGCCTTCGTCGAGGACGTCCGCAAGGCGCTGTACGCGTCGAAGATCGTCGCGTACGCGCAGGGCTTCGACCAGATCCGGGCCGGCAGCCAGGAGTACGGCTGGGACGTCGACCCGGCGGCGCTGGCCACCATCTGGCGGGGCGGCTGCATCATCCGGGCCCGGTTCCTCAACCGCATCCGGGAGGCGTACGACGCCGACCCGGACCTGCCGACCCTGCTGGTGGCGCCGTACTTCGTGCGAGGCGTCGCGGACAGCGTCGCCAGCTGGCGGCGGGTGGTCAGTTACGCCGCCCAGGCCGGCGTGCCCGCCCCGGCCTTCGGCTCCTCGCTGTCCTACTACGACGGCCTGCGCCGGAACCGGCTGCCGGCCGCGCTGATCCAGGGCCTGCGGGACAACTTCGGGGCGCACACCTACCAGCGGGTCGACGCCGAGGGGTCCTTCCACACCCGGTGGGCCGGCGACCGCGCCGAGTCCCCGGCCTGA
- a CDS encoding Hsp70 family protein: MRLLAIDFGTSNTVAVARGADGRARPLLFDGTPLLPSAVCLDPAGTPLTGRDAFRAARLDPARFEPAPKRRIDDGAVLLGDREMPVTELVGVVLRRVAVEAYRQLGGVDEVRLTHPARWGERRRGVLADAARAAGLPPPRLVAEPVAAAAYYPAVLGAAVPPGRALAVYDLGGGTFDAAVVRRGTAGFDVLAESGLTDLGGLDFDQALVEHLGRGYAGGRTELWQGLLGPTDPGRRRARELLYDDVRAAKELLSRAASADLHLPALDLRAHLTRDELESLIRRQLQQTVGCLAGTIAAARLDPADLAGIFLVGGSSRIPLAARLIHAELGVAPTTLEQPETVVAEGALRLDDPPALPGTPAPPRIRAVPVPAAPLPAPAAAPVGAGAAARVVPARSDNPAPLRSGPAAPVRLGLPGAEPAEPAGRFWTGTSGLVWTWALALLVVVALVVLVAVVATGPG, encoded by the coding sequence ATGCGGCTGCTCGCCATCGACTTCGGCACCTCGAACACCGTCGCCGTGGCCCGGGGCGCCGACGGCCGGGCCCGGCCGCTGCTCTTCGACGGGACCCCGCTGCTGCCGTCGGCGGTCTGCCTCGATCCGGCCGGCACGCCACTGACCGGCCGGGACGCCTTCCGGGCGGCCCGGCTCGACCCGGCCCGGTTCGAGCCGGCACCGAAGCGGCGGATCGACGACGGGGCCGTGCTGCTCGGCGATCGGGAGATGCCGGTGACCGAGCTGGTCGGCGTGGTGCTGCGGCGGGTCGCGGTCGAGGCGTACCGGCAGCTCGGCGGGGTGGACGAGGTCCGGCTCACCCATCCGGCCCGGTGGGGGGAGCGCCGTCGCGGGGTGCTGGCCGACGCGGCGCGGGCCGCCGGACTGCCGCCGCCCCGGCTGGTCGCCGAGCCGGTCGCGGCCGCCGCCTACTATCCGGCGGTACTCGGCGCGGCGGTGCCGCCCGGCCGGGCGCTGGCCGTCTACGACCTGGGCGGCGGCACCTTCGACGCCGCCGTGGTCCGCCGCGGCACCGCCGGCTTCGACGTGCTGGCCGAGTCGGGCCTGACCGACCTCGGCGGGCTGGACTTCGACCAGGCGCTCGTCGAGCACCTCGGCCGGGGCTACGCCGGTGGCCGGACCGAGCTGTGGCAGGGCCTGCTGGGCCCGACCGACCCGGGGCGGCGCCGGGCCAGGGAACTGCTCTACGACGACGTCCGGGCCGCCAAGGAGCTGCTCTCCCGGGCCGCCAGCGCCGACCTGCACCTGCCGGCGCTGGACCTGCGGGCACACCTGACTCGGGACGAACTGGAGTCGCTGATCCGCCGGCAGCTCCAGCAGACCGTCGGCTGCCTGGCCGGCACGATCGCCGCGGCCCGGCTGGACCCGGCCGACCTGGCCGGGATCTTCCTGGTCGGCGGTTCCAGTCGGATCCCGCTGGCCGCCAGGCTGATCCACGCCGAGCTGGGCGTCGCGCCGACCACCCTGGAGCAGCCGGAGACGGTGGTCGCCGAGGGCGCCCTCCGGCTCGACGACCCGCCGGCACTGCCCGGCACGCCGGCACCGCCGCGGATCCGGGCGGTGCCGGTACCGGCCGCTCCGCTGCCCGCGCCGGCCGCCGCGCCGGTCGGGGCCGGTGCGGCGGCCCGAGTGGTACCGGCCCGGTCCGACAACCCCGCCCCGCTCCGGTCCGGTCCGGCGGCACCGGTCCGCCTCGGTCTGCCCGGGGCGGAACCGGCGGAACCGGCCGGCCGGTTCTGGACCGGCACGTCCGGGCTGGTCTGGACCTGGGCGCTCGCCCTGCTGGTGGTCGTCGCACTCGTCGTACTGGTCGCCGTGGTCGCCACCGGTCCCGGCTGA
- a CDS encoding glycerophosphodiester phosphodiesterase family protein, whose translation MIRNFAYLDAPTPLAFAHRGGAARGDENTAEAFARAVGLGYRYVETDVHATLDEVPVVFHDATLHRMTGEHGRIAGLRWADLKTIRVGGAAAVPRLDEVLGAWPQIRFNVDVKADGAVAATVRTVERSAAGDRVLLASFSDARLARLRLLAGPTIATSLGLRGVARLRLASLANRRLVLPPTVVAAQVPVRYRGVRVVDRRFVDHVHRLGLQVHVWTIDDVTEMNELLDLGVDGIMTDHVDVLRAAYQSRGHWPSDR comes from the coding sequence GTGATCCGGAACTTCGCCTACCTCGACGCGCCGACACCGCTGGCGTTCGCCCACCGGGGCGGGGCCGCGCGCGGGGACGAGAACACCGCCGAGGCGTTCGCCCGGGCGGTCGGCCTCGGCTACCGGTACGTCGAGACCGACGTGCACGCCACCCTCGACGAGGTGCCGGTGGTCTTCCACGACGCGACCCTGCACCGGATGACCGGCGAACACGGCCGGATCGCCGGGCTGCGCTGGGCGGACCTGAAGACGATCCGGGTCGGCGGGGCGGCGGCGGTGCCCCGGCTCGACGAGGTGCTCGGCGCCTGGCCGCAGATCCGGTTCAACGTCGACGTGAAGGCCGACGGGGCGGTCGCGGCGACCGTGCGTACCGTCGAGCGGTCGGCTGCCGGCGACCGGGTGCTGCTCGCCTCGTTCAGCGACGCCCGGCTGGCCCGGCTGCGGCTCCTGGCCGGGCCGACGATCGCCACCTCGCTCGGCCTGCGCGGGGTGGCCCGGCTGCGGCTCGCCTCGCTGGCCAACCGGCGGCTGGTGCTGCCGCCGACGGTGGTCGCCGCCCAGGTGCCGGTCCGCTACCGGGGGGTCAGGGTGGTCGACCGGCGGTTCGTCGACCACGTGCACCGGCTCGGCCTCCAGGTGCACGTCTGGACCATCGACGACGTCACCGAAATGAACGAGTTACTCGACCTCGGTGTGGATGGCATCATGACCGATCACGTCGACGTGCTGCGCGCGGCGTACCAGAGCCGTGGCCACTGGCCGTCCGATCGGTAG